In a single window of the Streptomyces sp. NBC_00285 genome:
- a CDS encoding histone-like nucleoid-structuring protein Lsr2, with amino-acid sequence MAQKVQVLLVDDLDGGEADETVTFALDGKTYEIDLTTANADKLRGLLDAYVKGGRRTGGRAAGGRGKARVASGGSQDTAQIRAWAKENGYEVNDRGRVPASIREAYDKSNA; translated from the coding sequence GTGGCACAGAAGGTTCAGGTCCTTCTTGTCGATGACCTCGACGGTGGCGAGGCGGACGAGACCGTCACGTTCGCGTTGGACGGCAAGACGTACGAGATCGATCTCACGACTGCCAATGCGGACAAGCTCCGTGGCCTTCTCGACGCGTACGTGAAGGGCGGTCGCCGTACCGGAGGCCGTGCCGCGGGCGGGCGCGGAAAGGCGCGAGTCGCTTCCGGTGGCAGTCAGGACACCGCTCAGATTCGCGCGTGGGCCAAGGAGAACGGCTACGAGGTCAATGACCGCGGCCGTGTTCCGGCGAGCATTCGCGAGGCTTACGACAAGTCCAACGCCTGA
- a CDS encoding M23 family metallopeptidase encodes MFLRVFRRSSRTSLPRTRVAFVAASVGASVALGATVASAAPASASWVDPVKKYTLSASFAQSGGMWQSTHSGQDFAVPSGTAVVAAHGGTVVKAGSGGAGDGAAYGNALVIKHGNGTYSQYAHLSRISVKVGQVVRTGQRIALSGNTGNSSGPHLHFEIRTTANYGSAIDPVAFLRAKGVGV; translated from the coding sequence ATGTTCCTGCGTGTCTTCCGCCGCTCGTCCCGTACGTCCCTGCCGCGCACCCGGGTGGCCTTCGTGGCCGCCTCCGTGGGGGCGTCGGTCGCACTGGGGGCCACGGTCGCCTCAGCCGCGCCGGCCTCCGCCTCCTGGGTCGACCCGGTGAAGAAGTACACGCTCAGCGCGAGCTTCGCGCAGTCCGGCGGCATGTGGCAGTCCACCCACAGCGGGCAGGACTTCGCCGTGCCCAGCGGGACGGCCGTCGTCGCCGCGCACGGCGGGACCGTCGTCAAGGCGGGCTCGGGCGGCGCCGGCGACGGTGCTGCCTACGGCAACGCCCTCGTGATCAAGCACGGCAACGGGACGTACTCGCAGTACGCCCACCTCTCCCGGATCAGCGTCAAGGTCGGCCAGGTCGTCAGGACCGGGCAGCGCATCGCCCTGTCTGGCAACACCGGCAACTCCAGCGGCCCGCACCTGCACTTCGAGATCCGTACGACCGCGAACTACGGCTCGGCCATAGACCCGGTCGCCTTCCTGCGGGCCAAGGGCGTCGGCGTCTGA
- a CDS encoding NACHT domain-containing protein, with product MEPAVLGSKLASGLVGQLVKRLFRPDGPGAGLVDKPVRLKDLVSFRGEKRILGEKDVHKLADHLVRQAVDSPGEPPFRTGEQTAVADALARRLLALGDLDMDDVQAVRLGFRELARKLHHEAPAPDGLSADACHFLDSATEWACLQILEFFTRRSTFVARTLVEQTRTQAELIAKIDGLIARSPRPGAQDRSFERRYLPYVADRHNHITIYGVDLRDSPDRWPLEVAYLSLEATTAEELPEEHPRTTTLPVQLPAEEALFLHDRILLRGDAGSGKTTLVQWLAVTSAREGTQIPYVLPLRTLIRADALPAPTAFLSAVGCPLPPPDGWTERVLGAGRALVLIDGLDEIPTADRHRTRDWLLGLIRAYPGNRWLLTSRPTAVRQDWLATEGFRELALAPMRRTGVATFVHRWHSAAGASEFEGPLLDSLRTKRDLARLATNPLMCGLICALHRERRGYLPTGRKELYDAALTMLLARRDRERGLAMADEVELGEEVQLELLQRLAYALVLSNRTEMEVETAEAIVDRALPSITLPGRAGNAATVLRTLLLRSGLVRQPAAGVVDFVHRTFQDYLGARYAVEEGHLDVLAGHADDAQWEDVIRMAVGHARPRERASLIRQLLARDVPRLTLLALACLEHTAALDASVRTEVENRAASLIPPCSKEDARALAEAGPLVLELLPGPQGLSAEQALGVTITASLLAAEEPAGALAVLRRFREHPDLEVRRQLAGTWSRFDTPEYAAEVLDHLPRPSLFLTCESPGQRAALADMRPWRGLAFLGEHAPEDILSAVPDPGDVTLLDLRDNPLITGLDALLPFGSLHDLQLARCPGAHGLDRLAELPLAELICGRIAGLDGLGSLHSLTRLTLEQEIPGRSLTDVLPVDADLRFLFLGRHTTNRTGLRGLEHWSGLTALSLGPLTTELTAEDWRAVAALPALSQLHLNARILRDLPRSVERMPVLPNIRDLRLPGLLGTEDIAALAGRLPGLRSLVLQNMPGHAFPLFRFSDHFPGVDVSLHRR from the coding sequence ATGGAGCCCGCGGTACTGGGCAGCAAGCTGGCGTCCGGCCTGGTCGGCCAGCTGGTGAAGAGACTCTTCCGGCCGGACGGCCCCGGCGCCGGACTGGTCGACAAGCCCGTCCGGCTGAAGGACCTGGTGTCCTTCCGGGGCGAGAAGCGCATCCTGGGCGAGAAGGACGTGCACAAGCTCGCGGACCACCTGGTCCGGCAGGCGGTCGACTCACCCGGCGAACCGCCGTTCCGGACCGGCGAACAGACCGCCGTCGCCGACGCCCTGGCCCGTCGTCTCCTCGCCCTCGGCGACCTGGACATGGACGACGTACAGGCCGTACGCCTCGGCTTTCGCGAACTGGCCAGGAAGCTGCACCACGAGGCCCCCGCGCCCGACGGACTCTCGGCCGACGCCTGCCACTTCCTCGACTCCGCGACCGAGTGGGCGTGCCTGCAGATCCTGGAGTTCTTCACCCGCCGCTCCACCTTCGTGGCACGCACCCTCGTGGAGCAGACCCGAACACAGGCCGAACTCATCGCGAAGATCGACGGGTTGATCGCCCGCAGCCCGCGTCCCGGCGCCCAGGACCGCTCCTTCGAACGCCGCTATCTGCCCTACGTCGCCGACCGCCACAACCACATCACCATCTACGGCGTCGACCTGCGCGACTCCCCGGACCGCTGGCCCCTGGAGGTCGCCTACCTCAGCCTGGAGGCGACGACGGCGGAGGAGCTCCCGGAGGAACACCCCCGTACCACCACGCTCCCCGTCCAACTCCCCGCCGAGGAAGCCCTGTTCCTCCACGACCGGATCCTGCTGCGCGGCGACGCGGGCTCCGGCAAGACGACGCTGGTGCAGTGGCTGGCGGTCACTTCCGCGCGCGAGGGCACCCAGATCCCGTACGTCCTTCCGCTGCGCACCCTGATCCGGGCGGACGCGCTGCCCGCACCGACCGCCTTCCTCTCCGCGGTCGGCTGCCCGCTGCCGCCCCCCGACGGCTGGACCGAGCGCGTCCTCGGGGCCGGCCGGGCGCTCGTCCTGATCGACGGCCTGGACGAGATCCCCACCGCCGACCGCCACCGCACCCGCGACTGGCTCCTAGGCCTGATCCGCGCCTATCCCGGCAACCGCTGGCTCCTCACGTCCCGCCCCACCGCCGTCCGCCAGGACTGGCTGGCCACCGAGGGCTTCCGCGAGCTGGCCCTCGCCCCGATGCGCCGCACCGGGGTGGCGACGTTCGTCCACCGCTGGCACAGCGCGGCCGGGGCCTCGGAGTTCGAGGGCCCCCTCCTCGACAGCCTGCGCACCAAACGCGACCTCGCCCGCCTCGCCACCAACCCCCTGATGTGCGGCCTGATCTGCGCCCTGCACCGGGAGCGGCGCGGCTATCTCCCCACCGGCCGCAAGGAGTTGTACGACGCCGCCCTGACGATGCTGCTCGCCCGCCGTGACCGGGAGCGGGGGCTGGCGATGGCGGACGAGGTGGAGCTCGGCGAGGAGGTCCAGCTGGAGCTGCTGCAACGCCTCGCGTACGCACTGGTGTTGAGCAACCGGACGGAGATGGAGGTGGAGACGGCCGAGGCGATCGTCGACCGCGCGCTTCCGTCGATCACGCTCCCGGGCCGGGCCGGGAACGCGGCAACAGTCCTGCGGACCCTGCTCCTGCGCAGCGGACTGGTCCGCCAACCCGCGGCCGGGGTCGTGGACTTCGTCCACCGCACCTTCCAGGACTACCTGGGCGCCAGATACGCGGTCGAGGAGGGCCACCTGGACGTCCTGGCCGGTCACGCCGACGACGCCCAGTGGGAGGACGTGATCCGCATGGCGGTCGGCCACGCCCGCCCCCGCGAACGGGCGTCTCTGATACGGCAGCTGCTCGCCAGGGACGTCCCCCGGCTGACCCTGCTGGCGCTGGCATGTCTGGAGCACACGGCGGCACTGGACGCCTCGGTGCGCACCGAGGTGGAGAACCGGGCAGCGTCCCTGATCCCGCCGTGCTCGAAGGAGGACGCGAGGGCCCTGGCGGAGGCGGGTCCGCTGGTGCTGGAGCTGCTGCCGGGCCCACAGGGGCTGTCGGCCGAACAGGCGCTGGGCGTCACGATCACCGCCTCCCTGCTCGCCGCCGAGGAACCCGCGGGGGCGTTGGCGGTGCTGCGACGGTTCCGCGAGCACCCGGACCTCGAGGTACGTCGGCAGCTCGCGGGGACCTGGAGCCGCTTCGACACCCCGGAGTACGCGGCGGAGGTGCTGGATCACCTGCCCCGCCCGAGCCTCTTCCTCACCTGCGAGTCCCCCGGGCAGCGGGCCGCGCTGGCGGACATGCGGCCCTGGCGGGGCCTCGCGTTCCTCGGCGAGCACGCACCCGAGGACATCCTGTCCGCCGTACCGGATCCCGGGGACGTGACCCTCCTCGACCTGCGGGACAACCCCTTGATCACCGGCCTCGACGCGCTGCTGCCCTTCGGGTCCCTGCATGATCTGCAGCTGGCCCGCTGCCCGGGCGCACACGGCCTGGACCGGCTGGCGGAGCTTCCGCTGGCCGAACTGATCTGCGGGCGGATCGCCGGCCTCGACGGCCTCGGGTCGCTGCACTCACTGACGCGGCTCACCCTGGAGCAGGAAATCCCCGGCCGGAGCCTCACCGACGTCCTGCCGGTCGACGCGGACCTGCGGTTCCTCTTCCTCGGCCGGCACACCACGAACCGCACCGGCCTGCGCGGCCTGGAGCACTGGAGCGGTCTCACGGCACTCAGCCTCGGACCACTGACCACGGAGCTGACGGCGGAGGACTGGCGGGCGGTGGCCGCACTGCCCGCGCTGAGCCAGCTGCACCTGAACGCACGGATCCTGCGGGATCTGCCACGCTCCGTCGAGCGCATGCCGGTGCTGCCGAACATCCGCGACCTACGGCTGCCCGGCCTGCTCGGCACCGAGGACATCGCCGCACTCGCGGGCCGGCTGCCGGGACTGCGCTCGCTGGTCCTGCAGAACATGCCGGGGCATGCCTTTCCCCTGTTCCGCTTCTCCGATCACTTCCCCGGAGTGGACGTCAGCCTGCACAGGCGCTGA
- a CDS encoding amino-acid N-acetyltransferase, whose amino-acid sequence MSAESPSSGNPEVTAKAITVRRARTSDVAGIRGLLDTYVRDRILLDKATVTLYEDLQEFWVAERDDNAELVGFGALHVMWEDLAEVRTLAVKPGLKGAGVGHQLLEKLLQTARWLGVRRVFCLTFEVDFFGKHGFVEIGETPVDTDVYTELLRSYDEGVAEFLGLERVKPNTLGNSRMLLHL is encoded by the coding sequence ATGTCCGCAGAGAGCCCCTCGTCCGGGAACCCCGAAGTCACCGCAAAAGCCATCACCGTCCGGCGGGCCCGTACCAGCGATGTCGCCGGCATCCGCGGTCTCCTCGACACCTACGTCCGTGACCGCATCCTGCTCGACAAAGCGACGGTGACGCTTTACGAGGACCTCCAGGAGTTCTGGGTCGCCGAGCGCGACGACAACGCCGAGCTGGTCGGCTTCGGCGCCCTGCACGTGATGTGGGAAGACCTCGCGGAAGTGCGCACTCTCGCGGTGAAGCCGGGCCTGAAGGGCGCCGGTGTGGGCCATCAGTTGCTGGAGAAGTTGTTGCAGACAGCGCGCTGGCTCGGCGTTCGCCGCGTTTTCTGTCTCACCTTCGAAGTGGACTTCTTCGGCAAGCACGGCTTCGTCGAGATCGGTGAGACACCCGTCGACACCGATGTCTACACGGAGCTGCTGCGTTCCTATGACGAAGGCGTGGCGGAGTTCCTCGGTCTCGAACGAGTGAAACCGAACACCTTGGGCAACAGCCGGATGCTTCTGCATCTGTGA
- a CDS encoding SCO3374 family protein, protein MVGSLPPSAADLTAFPLPRRPLDATASGGAAVRHWYENVLGWPTVPASTPEPPLRLRLGLRFDVLDVPVEAGRAALRHLTGASPVALRGNRMELLVAAGGTEELPGLLDWLEWGTLALDLRAIGAGGVLEAPLPPEGGVGAGGLVDRSPAAEAGREEGTRRPLVPGRPGAPQGAAVWLRPPEPGCEVEASLPTVSALGGGGGAPDLVRVVDTVATQCHRLRLRHARL, encoded by the coding sequence ATGGTCGGCAGCCTCCCTCCGTCCGCCGCGGATCTCACCGCGTTTCCGCTCCCCCGTCGGCCGCTCGACGCGACCGCATCCGGCGGCGCTGCGGTGCGCCACTGGTACGAGAACGTGCTGGGCTGGCCGACAGTGCCCGCGAGCACCCCGGAACCTCCCCTGCGACTCCGCCTGGGCCTGCGCTTCGACGTCCTGGACGTACCGGTGGAGGCGGGCCGGGCGGCCCTGCGCCATCTCACCGGGGCCTCTCCTGTGGCGCTGCGGGGCAACCGGATGGAACTCCTGGTGGCCGCGGGCGGCACGGAGGAGTTGCCGGGTCTGCTGGACTGGCTGGAGTGGGGCACGCTGGCACTCGATCTACGGGCGATCGGTGCGGGCGGCGTGCTGGAGGCTCCGCTGCCGCCGGAGGGCGGGGTAGGGGCGGGCGGGCTCGTCGACCGGTCGCCGGCTGCGGAAGCGGGCCGGGAGGAAGGGACGCGGCGGCCTCTCGTACCCGGCCGCCCGGGCGCCCCGCAGGGGGCCGCCGTATGGCTGCGGCCCCCCGAGCCCGGGTGCGAGGTCGAGGCCTCGCTGCCGACGGTGTCGGCGCTGGGGGGCGGTGGGGGTGCCCCCGATCTCGTGCGCGTCGTGGACACGGTGGCCACACAGTGCCACCGGCTGCGGCTGCGGCACGCGCGGTTATAA
- a CDS encoding BlaI/MecI/CopY family transcriptional regulator, producing MGELEDTVMTRVWKWNRPVTVREVLEDLRQERSIAYTTVMTVLDNLHQKGWVRREAEGRAYRYEAVSTRAAYAAALMNDAWSQSDNPAAALVAFFGMMSEEQRHALQDAVRIVEGPSVENPDSASRGGGR from the coding sequence TTGGGAGAACTCGAAGACACGGTCATGACGCGGGTGTGGAAGTGGAACCGCCCGGTCACGGTTCGAGAAGTCCTGGAAGACCTTCGACAGGAACGGTCCATCGCCTACACCACGGTGATGACCGTTTTGGACAATCTCCATCAGAAGGGCTGGGTGCGCCGTGAGGCGGAAGGCCGGGCCTATCGATATGAGGCGGTCTCCACACGGGCCGCCTACGCCGCCGCGCTGATGAACGACGCCTGGTCGCAGAGTGACAACCCGGCCGCCGCTCTCGTCGCCTTCTTCGGGATGATGAGTGAGGAACAGCGGCACGCACTCCAGGACGCCGTACGCATCGTCGAGGGACCGTCGGTGGAGAACCCCGACTCGGCATCGCGGGGCGGCGGGCGATAG
- a CDS encoding HAD family acid phosphatase, whose product MTSRRPWARRIVVSTVSAAALVALAAPADAATTATSTTATTSAAAAAVDYATWQTDCQAVMDQALPYLKSRIAAAGSGEKQAIVLDIDNTALESDFGFSYPSPANKPVLNAAKYAQEHGVSLFFVTARPDITGPATDYNLKQVGYQVSGLYARNFIDLFKDVAAYKTAQRVAIENKGYTIIANIGNSATDLSGGHAEKTFKLPDYDGQLS is encoded by the coding sequence ATGACAAGCAGACGCCCCTGGGCGCGCCGCATCGTCGTCAGCACCGTCTCCGCTGCAGCCCTGGTCGCCCTGGCGGCCCCGGCGGACGCCGCGACAACCGCAACGAGCACCACCGCCACGACCAGCGCGGCTGCCGCGGCCGTCGACTACGCCACCTGGCAGACCGACTGCCAGGCCGTGATGGACCAGGCCCTCCCCTATCTGAAGTCCCGTATCGCCGCCGCCGGTTCCGGCGAGAAGCAGGCGATCGTCCTCGACATCGACAACACCGCCCTTGAGTCCGACTTCGGCTTCAGCTACCCCTCGCCGGCCAACAAGCCCGTCCTGAACGCCGCGAAGTACGCCCAGGAACACGGCGTGTCCCTGTTCTTCGTGACCGCCCGCCCCGACATCACCGGCCCCGCGACCGACTACAACCTCAAGCAGGTCGGCTACCAGGTCAGCGGTCTGTACGCGCGCAACTTCATCGACCTCTTCAAGGACGTCGCCGCCTACAAGACCGCACAGCGCGTCGCCATCGAGAACAAGGGCTACACGATCATCGCGAACATCGGCAACAGCGCCACCGACCTGTCGGGCGGCCACGCCGAGAAGACGTTCAAGCTCCCTGACTACGACGGCCAGTTGTCGTAA
- a CDS encoding type III pantothenate kinase — MLLTIDVGNTHTVLGLFDGEDIVEHWRISTDARRTADELAVLLQGLMGMHPLLGDELGDGIDGIAICATVPSVLHELREVTRRYYGDVPAVLVEPGVKTGVPILTDNPKEVGADRIINAVAAVELFGGPAIVVDFGTATTFDAVSARGEYVGGVIAPGIEISVEALGVKGAQLRKIEVARPRSVIGKNTVEAMQSGIVYGFAGQVDGVVGRMARELADNPEDVTVIATGGLAPMVLGESSVIDEHEPWLTLVGLRLVYERNVSRM, encoded by the coding sequence ATGCTCCTCACGATCGACGTAGGCAACACGCACACCGTCCTCGGGCTGTTCGACGGCGAGGACATCGTCGAGCACTGGCGTATCTCCACGGACGCGCGCCGCACGGCCGACGAACTGGCGGTGCTGCTCCAGGGGCTCATGGGCATGCACCCGCTCCTCGGGGACGAACTGGGCGACGGCATCGACGGGATCGCGATCTGCGCGACCGTGCCCTCCGTGCTGCACGAGCTGCGTGAGGTGACGCGGCGCTACTACGGCGACGTGCCGGCCGTGCTCGTCGAGCCCGGCGTGAAGACGGGGGTGCCGATCCTCACGGACAACCCCAAGGAGGTCGGCGCGGACCGGATCATCAACGCGGTGGCGGCCGTCGAGCTGTTCGGCGGCCCGGCGATCGTCGTGGACTTCGGTACGGCCACGACGTTCGACGCGGTGTCCGCGCGCGGGGAGTACGTCGGCGGGGTCATCGCGCCCGGCATCGAGATCTCCGTGGAGGCCCTCGGCGTGAAGGGGGCGCAGCTGCGGAAGATCGAGGTGGCCCGGCCGCGGAGCGTGATCGGGAAGAACACGGTCGAGGCCATGCAGTCCGGGATCGTGTACGGGTTCGCGGGCCAGGTCGACGGGGTCGTCGGCCGGATGGCCCGGGAGCTCGCGGACAATCCCGAGGACGTGACGGTGATCGCCACGGGCGGGCTGGCGCCGATGGTGCTGGGGGAGTCGTCGGTGATCGACGAGCACGAACCGTGGCTGACGCTGGTGGGACTGCGGCTGGTGTACGAGCGGAACGTGTCGCGGATGTGA
- a CDS encoding TetR/AcrR family transcriptional regulator, translating into MGGTMDRTKQQRRGNTRQRIQDVAIELFAEQGYEKTSLREIAERLDVTKAALYYHFKTKEEILVSIFADLTQPILDLIEWGRKQPHTLETKQEIIRRYSETLAGAAPLFRFMQENQATVRELRIGETFKERMQGLREILVDPEADLVDQVRCVSAMFTLHAGMFFLQDLEADPEAKRKAVLDVAMDLVTQAHMGSAKA; encoded by the coding sequence ATGGGCGGCACGATGGACCGCACGAAGCAGCAGCGCCGCGGCAACACGCGCCAGCGCATCCAGGACGTGGCCATCGAACTCTTCGCCGAGCAGGGGTACGAGAAGACCTCCCTGCGGGAGATCGCCGAGCGCCTGGACGTCACGAAGGCCGCGCTCTACTACCACTTCAAGACCAAGGAAGAGATCCTCGTCAGCATCTTCGCCGACCTGACGCAGCCGATCCTCGACCTGATCGAGTGGGGCAGGAAACAGCCGCACACCCTGGAGACCAAGCAGGAGATCATCCGGCGCTACAGCGAGACGCTGGCCGGTGCGGCGCCACTGTTCCGCTTCATGCAGGAGAACCAGGCGACGGTCCGGGAACTGCGCATCGGTGAGACCTTCAAGGAGCGCATGCAGGGACTGCGCGAGATCCTCGTCGATCCGGAGGCGGACCTCGTCGACCAGGTCCGCTGTGTCAGCGCGATGTTCACCCTGCACGCCGGGATGTTCTTCCTCCAGGACCTCGAAGCCGACCCGGAGGCCAAGCGCAAGGCGGTCCTCGATGTGGCGATGGACCTGGTCACCCAGGCCCACATGGGCAGCGCGAAGGCGTAG
- a CDS encoding ATP-dependent Clp protease ATP-binding subunit, whose product MFERFTDRARRVVVLAQEEARMLNHNYIGTEHILLGLIHEGEGVAAKALESLGISLEAVRQQVEEIIGQGQQAPSGHIPFTPRAKKVLELSLREALQLGHNYIGTEHILLGLIREGEGVAAQVLVKLGADLNRVRQQVIQLLSGYQGKETAGASGGPAEGTPSTSLVLDQFGRNLTQAARESKLDPVIGREKEIERVMQVLSRRTKNNPVLIGEPGVGKTAVVEGLAQAIVKGEVPETLKDKHLYTLDLGALVAGSRYRGDFEERLKKVLKEIRTRGDIILFIDELHTLVGAGAAEGAIDAASILKPMLARGELQTIGATTLDEYRKHLEKDAALERRFQPIQVAEPSLPHTIEILKGLRDRYEAHHRVSITDEALVQAATLADRYISDRFLPDKAIDLIDEAGSRMRIRRMTAPPDLREFDEKIAGVRRDKESAIDSQDFEKAASLRDKEKQLLAGKAKREKEWKAGDMDVVAEVDGELIAEVLATATGIPVFKLTEEESSRLLRMEDELHKRVIGQIDAVKALSKAIRRTRAGLKDPKRPGGSFIFAGPSGVGKTELSKALAEFLFGDEDALISLDMSEFSEKHTVSRLFGSPPGYVGYEEGGQLTEKVRRKPFSVVLFDEVEKAHPDIFNSLLQILEDGRLTDSQGRVVDFKNTVIIMTTNLGTRDISKGFNLGFAASGDKKSNYERMKNKVSDELKQHFRPEFLNRVDDVVVFPQLTQEDILQIVDLMIAKVDERLKDRDMGIELSQSAKELLSTKGYDQVLGARPLRRTIQREIEDTLSEKILFGELRPGHIVVVGTEGEGEAKTFTFRGEEKSALPDVPPIEQAAGGAGPNLSKEA is encoded by the coding sequence ATGTTCGAGAGGTTCACCGACCGCGCGCGGCGGGTTGTCGTCCTGGCTCAGGAAGAAGCCCGGATGCTCAACCACAACTACATCGGCACCGAGCACATCCTCCTGGGCCTGATCCATGAGGGTGAGGGTGTCGCCGCCAAGGCCCTTGAGAGCCTCGGGATTTCGCTCGAGGCGGTCCGCCAGCAGGTGGAGGAGATCATCGGGCAGGGGCAGCAGGCCCCGTCCGGGCACATCCCCTTCACCCCCCGTGCCAAGAAGGTCCTGGAGCTGTCGCTCCGCGAGGCCCTTCAGCTCGGCCACAACTACATCGGCACGGAACACATCCTGCTCGGCCTGATCCGCGAGGGTGAGGGCGTCGCCGCCCAGGTCCTCGTCAAGCTGGGCGCCGATCTCAACCGGGTGCGGCAGCAGGTCATCCAGCTGCTCTCCGGTTACCAGGGCAAGGAGACCGCCGGCGCCAGTGGCGGTCCTGCCGAGGGCACCCCCTCGACGTCCCTGGTCCTCGACCAGTTCGGCCGGAACCTCACCCAGGCCGCTCGTGAGTCCAAGCTCGACCCGGTCATCGGGCGCGAGAAGGAGATCGAGCGGGTCATGCAGGTGCTGTCCCGCCGCACCAAGAACAACCCGGTCCTGATCGGTGAGCCCGGCGTCGGCAAGACCGCCGTCGTCGAGGGCCTCGCCCAGGCCATCGTCAAGGGCGAGGTGCCCGAGACCCTCAAGGACAAGCACCTCTACACCCTGGACCTCGGCGCGCTGGTCGCCGGCTCCCGCTACCGCGGTGACTTCGAGGAGCGCCTGAAGAAGGTCCTCAAGGAGATCCGCACCCGCGGCGACATCATCCTGTTCATCGACGAGCTGCACACGCTGGTCGGTGCGGGTGCCGCCGAGGGCGCCATCGACGCCGCTTCGATCCTGAAGCCGATGCTGGCCCGCGGTGAGCTGCAGACCATCGGTGCGACGACGCTGGACGAGTACCGCAAGCACCTGGAGAAGGACGCGGCCCTCGAGCGCCGCTTCCAGCCCATCCAGGTCGCGGAGCCGTCGCTGCCGCACACGATCGAGATCCTCAAGGGTCTGCGCGACCGGTACGAGGCGCACCACCGCGTCTCCATCACCGACGAGGCGCTGGTCCAGGCCGCCACCCTGGCCGACCGGTACATCTCGGACCGCTTCCTGCCGGACAAGGCGATCGACCTGATCGACGAGGCCGGCTCCCGGATGCGCATCCGCCGCATGACCGCGCCGCCGGACCTGCGCGAGTTCGACGAGAAGATCGCTGGCGTCCGCCGCGACAAGGAGTCCGCGATCGACTCGCAGGACTTCGAGAAGGCCGCCTCCCTCCGCGACAAGGAGAAGCAGCTCCTGGCCGGCAAGGCCAAGCGGGAGAAGGAGTGGAAGGCCGGCGACATGGACGTCGTCGCCGAGGTCGACGGCGAGCTGATCGCCGAGGTCCTCGCGACCGCCACGGGCATCCCGGTCTTCAAGCTGACCGAGGAGGAGTCCTCGCGTCTGCTGCGCATGGAGGACGAGCTCCACAAGCGGGTCATCGGCCAGATCGACGCCGTCAAGGCGCTGTCGAAGGCGATCCGTCGTACGCGTGCGGGCCTCAAGGACCCCAAGCGTCCCGGTGGTTCGTTCATCTTCGCCGGTCCGTCCGGTGTCGGTAAGACCGAGCTGTCCAAGGCGCTCGCCGAGTTCCTCTTCGGTGACGAGGACGCGCTGATCTCCCTCGACATGTCGGAGTTCAGCGAGAAGCACACGGTGTCGCGGCTCTTCGGTTCGCCCCCCGGATACGTGGGCTACGAAGAGGGCGGCCAGCTGACCGAGAAGGTGCGGCGCAAGCCGTTCTCGGTGGTTCTCTTCGACGAGGTCGAGAAGGCCCACCCGGACATCTTCAACTCGCTGCTGCAGATCCTGGAGGACGGTCGCCTGACCGACTCCCAGGGCCGGGTCGTCGACTTCAAGAACACGGTCATCATCATGACGACCAACCTCGGCACCCGGGACATCTCCAAGGGCTTCAACCTGGGCTTCGCGGCCTCGGGTGACAAGAAGTCCAACTACGAGCGCATGAAGAACAAGGTCTCGGACGAGCTCAAGCAGCACTTCCGCCCCGAGTTCCTCAACCGCGTCGACGACGTGGTCGTCTTCCCGCAGCTGACGCAGGAGGACATCCTCCAGATCGTCGACCTGATGATCGCCAAGGTCGACGAGCGCCTCAAGGACCGGGACATGGGCATCGAGCTCTCCCAGTCCGCCAAGGAGCTGCTGTCCACGAAGGGCTACGACCAGGTGCTGGGTGCGCGTCCGCTGCGTCGCACCATCCAGCGCGAGATCGAGGACACCCTGTCGGAGAAGATCCTCTTCGGCGAGCTGCGTCCCGGTCACATCGTGGTCGTCGGCACGGAGGGCGAGGGTGAGGCCAAGACATTCACCTTCCGCGGCGAGGAGAAGTCGGCGCTGCCGGACGTTCCGCCGATCGAGCAGGCGGCCGGCGGAGCCGGGCCGAATCTGAGCAAGGAGGCGTAA